From Ptychodera flava strain L36383 chromosome 9, AS_Pfla_20210202, whole genome shotgun sequence:
attataaattagctgacatgtaaatgtaaaatgacttttgatattgttttaatctgatataatcatcaatgtacatagcatgttttgccaactttgatcaagtaaatctcgGTAtttatccctaataagcaaagttcattaaatatgtaaattgggaattggcttaagtaaaaatgcttaatgattttcaataatgttgtatcatggtatatgcaataaaagtagcaagttttgtcaactttggtcaagtcgattcagatatatatccctaattaggaaagttcattaaatatgcaaattaggaattggctgaagtaaaaatatgtctttttactttcaataatgttatatcacagtatctttgatgtatatagcaagttttttaattcagatatatatccctaattgggaaagtttattagatatgcaaatttggaattggctgaaggaaaaatgcttaataacttttaaaaaatgttgtatcattgtagcttcaatacatgtagaaagattcatcaactttagtccagtcaattcaagtatatatccctaattagcaaaattcattaaatatgtaaattaggaattggctgcaatTAAAACCctcaatgattttcaataatgttaaatcatagtatctttaatatacaagtTAAGTCGATTTTGattgagtcaaatcagacatatatccctaattaggaaaattcatttaatatgcaaattagcaactatctttcatgtcatcccttaatggttcccactgctgatatatcttggtgtgatcaacatttgtagcaaatctcatcaatttgtgtgtagtcgtttttaatgtatatccattttttctaaaattattaattatgcaaatgagcaaaaagtatgcaagccgcgcccaccaaaaactaatcagttcttgccatgtgctaactgaatctaagcaccagatttgattctgatctgataagccgtttttgagatatcggactaacagacagacagacagacagacagacagacagacatcgctgcgacatatgcccacgtgtgtaacacgtgagcaaaaatgcCTATGCCTTGTATACCAGACCACTTGCATTGCGTTGCTTTTGTCAAATAGAGACTAAAGATTGGAGAAATCCTGCATTTCATATACTTCCCGTTGATTTGAAAAGGCTTTAACAGCATAAATACTACGATTTAGCATTTGCAACATCCAATCAGCCTGTCGTTGTCATGGTTCCGGACATAGGTCATAGGTCACGCCTGATCATAATCATGTTCATGATCTCTGTCTAATCAGATATCAATTATTCTGAATGTGAAATACCATCCGGCAAAAATGAAGTTGTGATTAATAAGTGCAACTCAACTCTATGTAAGCTTACTTATGTATACTTTGTgttgccaagtttgaatgataaatgataaaagCGTTACCTTGAAAGTTCTTCCACTGTTTTCTTTGATAAGTCTAAATCCAGGTGTTAAGTCTCCTCTTTTCAACACCTTAATGATGAGTTGAGAAACTGGCCAATAATACTCATATCTACGATCTCCCCAGTAATACACCACAAGCTGTAATGTAGTCTTACATCTATCGACGATAATGATGTCATCATCCACTCTCACAGCAACTCCACAGTTGCAAGCCACTGAACCACACTCCGTTAAACGTGTTTGGACCTTAAAGTACAATATCATGAATAGATTATGTTGGAATTTGTACACAGCTTCCTTGTGTTATATCCTGCTGCCACTTGTTATATTCCACAATGTTGTTGAAacagaatattttaaaacttgtcAGTCTTGTCATAATTATTGAGAAACCCTAAAATTATATTTGCTCGTGAAGCACCAAAGTCCTATGTCATTTATTAGGTTAGCAGCTACCGTCATTCTTCATCGGACCACGTTTAAATGACATTGGATAGTTGACCCATAATAGAATCACCAAAAGGAAGGTATGCTTGCTTCAAAAAAGTGTCAGAACCGTTTCAGTCATCATAAATTGCTCAAAGTAAATTGCTGCTGGTCTCTAAGACTTATAACACTAACTAACCTGAAATTAGTCAAAGTGCACCAAAATACAtggtaaatatgaataatttgtttgtgaaaatgtGTTTAGTTTGAGTGCATGATAGCAATATTTGGATCTTTTTAATGCCGAACTCACTCTAAGAAATTTTAAACTCACCTCATAAGGGTAAATTTCATGCTTGTAGAATATGTATTCGCCGGGCTTGTACACGTCATAATACCtacagtaaaataaaacaattagtTGAAAGTGGATATATAGGAAGGAAAACCTCAGTCTGTTTTCCGTGGACAAAATTAAACTCGGTACAGTGACCCTAGAATTGGTATCGATTACGGTGTCATGGATGCCCGTGATGGAAACCACGGAGTTTGAAAGGATGAAAATGAGGGCAATGATAAAGTGAAAATTGGAATGTAGGACATTGCCAAATATCCGTAAAATCGATCTTTATAAAATGATGAAAGTGATTCGATGATCGTGAAAAGTAATAAACTATGATACAAATGTTCATCGAAATAAATGAGGAAATTGGTATCCAAGGAATCGCCGATATCGGATGATAAATACAAAGAAACTTTAATATGTGTACATACAATCTATTCACGTCTAATCGTTCGAGCATCGCGAAGCAATACCTTGTCGTCAATAATTTGAACTTAATGATAGTATGAGTACATTGACATATTTACTTCAACTTCGTAATTAGCACGAATCAATCAAAGATTCATGTATTTTTACTTACGATCCGTCGCATGTGTAATAATGTGGATCCCCTACACCGTTGCATCTACATAAAAGCTTATCCTTATCAATAGTCCTTACCTGGAACGAATTAATATATTTCGATTTACGCACGATTATGTTTACTGATAGTTTTAATTAAAGGAATACAGAGGTGACGTTTGGCCTTGGAATACTTTCGGCAAAGGATCCAGAATGCATCTCTTTAACAGGCGACCCAGAGTCACAAGAACATTCTACGCTACTCCCTTAGAATAGATAATTAACGATACTGATTTTAGTTTACCATCCTGAGGTTATCTAAAATTTATGGTCGGTGTCGCTGggcttttgatattttcttgcTCGTGACTACGACTCTTAAgtaccagtagctgtaacttttgaagattGTTTTCACTATGTTTGTCTTTGATTACGACTGCAGTTCATTCTGCTGCTCCCAAAAGCACAAATCAACTTCTCAGCTCGGTCTGTACATGTTTTAACTACATTGATGTTCTTGATGAGACTGGTAAGAAATagcattcgaatgtaaacaataactgtTCATTTCACGCATATActcgctgtgttgacaagctaaatagtaggtTTTGTAACgtgctttgggaagtagaacaagagctTGCAATGGACACACggacaaaatagtgaaaaatcgtcaaaagttcCAACTACCTGACTTTTTGTCAATATGATGTACAGAAAAAGAAGACGTGACTACCATAATGAGtctgaaagaaaaaatctctagttagagagagagagagaggaaaaaAATCAGATCCCATGAAAACACTCGATAAAATACTCCACCAGAAAGATATTCCTCGAAATCATCCATCAGCATATCAAGCGGTCCTGCCATACAGTTGCTATtctggcatttcaaaaacatttactCATCGTTGTACAGTATTACTACTCATGCAACGCTGATCACACGGTCATCATTAGACATCACTAAGTATGTCAATCTTATGAACTTCTCCAGTGGGTTACAAGTTCTGTATGGTCTGTATGTTCTTTTATGTAAGCCAAGTACATTTTCGTATTTCCCTATAAAGTATGCTGAATTAAATAATGCTTGCCTGACAACTCTGTAGGTTGTATCAAATATccgatgttattgttgacaattctaGTTAGTACTTAGAATTCAGTCGTTAACATTGCCATGGGATATTTCAGACAAGCAGGTTGTATTCAGAAGTTAAAGATAGGGAACTCGATCCCAgtgatcaagtttgttctagcttgtaagaggattatgaaggtgtcgtagacatttttttccattgaaattttactgtaGATTTCCTGGGAAGACAATCAGACGCCTGACACAGGCTTTTAAATACTGAACATTTAAACATGATTCAACatgcagaaaaataaattctgttctTCATGAATCAAAATTaccagaaaacaaaacaaaactttcaGCTAATGTTGACTTACTGTATGTACGTCCGAGCATAAGCAGATTACAATCAAAAGAGGAAGTTGGATGTTGTTACCTGTATCAAGTGTATCAAGTGATATCCATGCCACAGCACTGGTGAAGAGTCTTTTACTGGAAGGAAACCAAGATACACTGTGCCATTACCGTCTTGGAAGAAATCTCGTCTCGCTTTGATAGTGAGTGTTATATTGCCGCCTGGAACGGAGTTAGAGGGCGTCACCACAGCGCCACAAGTATCCTTGACAACGACGTCCGGATATGGCTTGTAGAGACCAACACGGTCAGTGACAAACACAGGCAGCGATATCTGACATGAATCACACAGCAGTGGTATACTGGATTCCAGCTGTAGAGTGTACTCACTAGCGTTCTCAGATAGTTCAATGACTTCGCCAAACTTTCCCTTTGCCTGCATGTACGAGGATGGAAAAATATAGTTTGCCATTGTTACAACTCGTAAGTGCGCTAACGACGAGTTCCAAGAATTTCATACATAATTTTTCGAGAACATTTTGAACTTACTCTAACACCCGCAAAGTATGATGAACTTTTCTTCTTATCAATGACGTTTCCAATAGAGGATGATATGTTAACTTCACATCGGATCTGATGATAGGAAAACACAATATGCAATACATG
This genomic window contains:
- the LOC139139842 gene encoding uncharacterized protein, which translates into the protein MHGYRYISAFLLLASMFIIVTCFKAKKNPDNQQRPEYPTYIYCGDWTQCSASCGPFGRQVRLCSLENGPSFTEMRVCNTTCLNGGTFQGSYCECPPSATGLCCELQADSDLSLEMVTNNNEVKFQCSLSSQSVSAGDTLEFQWFANDDVIFTQSVTSTQLVSVMPQSSWIGKMGTAIRCEVNISSSIGNVIDKKKSSSYFAGVRAKGKFGEVIELSENASEYTLQLESSIPLLCDSCQISLPVFVTDRVGLYKPYPDVVVKDTCGAVVTPSNSVPGGNITLTIKARRDFFQDGNGTVYLGFLPVKDSSPVLWHGYHLIHLIQVRTIDKDKLLCRCNGVGDPHYYTCDGSYYDVYKPGEYIFYKHEIYPYEVQTRLTECGSVACNCGVAVRVDDDIIIVDRCKTTLQLVVYYWGDRRYEYYWPVSQLIIKVLKRGDLTPGFRLIKENSGRTFKNTRRQESVLRRTR